The DNA region TGTACAGATTGGCAAATTGCCAAGTCAGGAAGTCTGGTTCACTAGTTGTATATGGTGGTCTCCAGAAAATTGATTCTTTGTTAATGAGAACTAACCAGTTGCTCACGTTAGTTGAAGTAATTGAAAGGATCAGATGTTAAGCTATTCGATTTGAATGGTGTTTTgaatattaagaaaaagaagatttttccacattgttttttttttttgaattccACCAAATTCCCCATCAAAATCTTAAAAACCCATCAAATCCAACCGGATCTAAAACCCTCaaatattttctcaaatccCTAATtcaataaagaaaaacaaattaagtagtccttcaaaaatatgtaaactaCGAGCCATAATTGAGACTATAatacaataatataatttaatatttcgtGTCTATTATTCTTTATCAGAAAGCtgaaaaaccaaatcaaaattcGCATTGAACATATAATCTCAATATACCAATACCAATTGCAAGACtctaaaataatgttttaaaaactgGATTGAATATCGATTTATTATAACTATTGGTTGACTAGTTGAACcggattttatattttttttaaatcaatatataatCATGTATTTATGCTATATGAGCCTAAAATGTAGTTTTACatataatatgttatatttttttttattaactagaaaagtaaataataaatataaatataactatatatacatCAAATAAGTGAATACTATGTAAATTGAAATTGATAGAACTAAATAATTAATCGTTTAAGTTATcgtatttaattttgtttacaactaaaattttatgaaggggacaaaataaaaatagtatataaaaatcaaaaatatacttttaaatttttttgagaaCAAATAGACAACCAATTAAATAATGATAGTTAAAcattgattataaaataaaaaattaataatagttgAAAACTCATTAGTTATCTGTTAATTTTTTAGAACCAGATTTTGAAGTTGACCTGGATTATCGATTTTaccaatttatttttaaatatccaggttttaaattaaattggaCTTGACTTCTTTAACGAGTCAAGACCGGTTCGACCGACGGGGCCGTTCCACTTTAAATTTATCACTAAGAGCGAGAAGCTATACTGGGCCAAGGCCCATTTATAGGATTATTGGTTGTATCCATGTTAGGCTTCTAGAAGACATGAGACTAAGAGAAATAAAATGCGAGTCATATTAAATAGATAGGTAAATGTTCCATAATGTAAGAGAAATAaagtaaactagattttgacccgcgcttttgaagcgcgggatatttgacgatgaaaaatttcactaataatttaacaaatattttggttatttttaaagagtgtgtatttaaaatatttttgtatttaaatcagtatttttaaattcaattcgattgtgattataccggttaatccggagatctgacaattcaatttatgtttttaaaatattcatattaaaaaatcactaaaacctgaaactaaccgattgaactgatggatgaccgatatgtaatctaattggatttaaattgtaatagtttcataatttgtaatcttataatcgaaattttaaagttcactattttgcaatttatgaaattatgacgtttctacaaaatttttaagagaaaatgatagatataaaataactaagattaattattgtattatttggaaacattgatagtagcataaaaaatatattgtttggaaacattgatagtagtataaagaaataagtatattgtttggaaacatggatagtaatataaagaaatgaacattagtgacttaatgtatgtttaactataaagtataaaggtgtatttaatttaaaaatttacaaaataaatgttaggtccgacggaatgtttctgttttaataagatagattaaggCATCCATGGCCTAATAGCGTGTTTACGTAGGGACGAGTTTGTGGATGAGCACActcttttactattttattttgtggtaAAGCCAAAAAGGCATAAACAGACAAAAATGAGTCATCCACTTGCATAGCTTCCCCATGCGCCAATGCAGCGCGTGTCTCGTACCCTCTTCCATTTTTCCTCCTCCGTGTCTGTGCCGAGGTTTTTTTGGTCGTTAACGAGTTGACTTTTTCTTTAATTGTTGGATATCTAGGTTTCTAAGTTTGATTTTTCTATCACGAAAAAAATCTAGAAGTTCAACGAAATAAATGTGATAAATTTTGATTAAGAGAATACATACAATGGGCATTTAACGTTGACATTATAATGGTACCTTCTTTAGACTTTTGtatcaatttatttaattttaaaatatttatttacatcaATTAGTCTGAGTCTCTGAGTCACCTCATGATTTGTTGTAAGTTTGTAACCAACAAAGGAGGTTTATGTTATAGAATGCTAAACATGGTTAGCAATCTGAATCCATTTGGCAGAGAGTTGTCTcactaacaaaaacaaaactcaaacaCACATAAACGAAACAGTAAAGGCTACATTCTGGTGATATAAATTGCAAATGTAGCAAGTTGatattaataaatagaaaaagtagTTGAAGGAAACGTCGTCACATCGAGAAGCGCGTGGGAGTTATAAACAATATCCTGTAATTTTCCATATAAAGACAGTCCTAAAACCTAACaatctcaacaaaaaaaatcacaccCTTCTCTCATCCTTCCTTGTTGCTTATCCATTCTCCTCTCTCAAACTTCCATAAATCAATTCTCTAGAATTCAAGAACAGAACCTTTTGATTCATCTCTCTCTCGTGCTCATAATTCGTTAAaactgtaaaacaaaaaaagaagaagagggaTTAAAAAAATGACAGGCTTCTCTGTGTCTCTTATCATCTCAAACTTCTCAAACGTCGCCTCGTATCTGTCTCCGATCTTCGACACCATACCGTCCAAGGTTGTCCCGGCGCAGATCGAGAAGGTTGTCTCTTTGGTCTCTCGCACCGGCAGAGACTTGCAGCGTTACGATAACTCTGGCTACCGTCAAGTCGTCGGGTACGTTTTTTTCCCACGAACCATCGCTAATctatgttttaatttatttatttaaaaatgactcaaaatattaaattatttccGTATGATGTATAGGCTTATAGCTATCTTGATATTGTCtggttgcaaaaaaaaaagaattgttggAACATATTGTGGAATTTtttaagtaaataattaaaagttttttttgtcataaattCTTAAAGAAAATATCCTGAAAAAGCTTTATAGCTATCTGATATTGTCTGGctgcaaaaaaagaagaattgttGGAACATTATTctggaattttttaaataattaattaaaagttttttttgtcataaattGTTAAAGAAAATATCCTGaaaaagctttattttctttttaatatctgCAGATGTGTACCGTACCGATACAAAACACAACAAGTCAACGGAACAGAATCCAAAGAAAtcgaagttcttctcatcagcGCTCAAAAGGGGAAAGGAATGTTATTCCCAAAAGGAGGTTGGGAGATTGATGAGTCAATGGAGGAAGCGGCTTTGAGAGAGACGATCGAAGAAGCTGGCGTAACGGGAGAGCTAGAGGAGAAGCTAGGGAGATGGCAATACAAAAGCAAAAGACATAACATCATTCACCACGGATACATGTTTGCTCTGCTCGTTGACCAAGAGTTCGAGCGATGGCCCGAAGCTGAGATGAGACAACGCAAATGGGTGGGTTTGGATGAAGCAAGAGAGGTATGTCAGAATTGGTGGATGAGAGAAGCTCTTGAAGCATTCGTTGACCTCAAGTGTCACA from Raphanus sativus cultivar WK10039 chromosome 8, ASM80110v3, whole genome shotgun sequence includes:
- the LOC108818914 gene encoding nudix hydrolase 4; the encoded protein is MTGFSVSLIISNFSNVASYLSPIFDTIPSKVVPAQIEKVVSLVSRTGRDLQRYDNSGYRQVVGCVPYRYKTQQVNGTESKEIEVLLISAQKGKGMLFPKGGWEIDESMEEAALRETIEEAGVTGELEEKLGRWQYKSKRHNIIHHGYMFALLVDQEFERWPEAEMRQRKWVGLDEAREVCQNWWMREALEAFVDLKCHIKEVGIEV